The following DNA comes from Serinus canaria isolate serCan28SL12 chromosome 1A, serCan2020, whole genome shotgun sequence.
CAGTTGTAAACTGATGACATCAAAATATGTTTCATGTTTGCTAATAATCAGTCCCTCcgttaattaaaaacaacctgTGTTTATCCCCTTAGATCCCAACAATAATAGCTGATAATGCTGGCTATGACAGTGCTGATTTGGttgctcagctcagagctgctcatAGTGAAGGGAAGACTACTTATGGACTGGGTAAGGGGATCAGTTTTACTTCTGTGTTTGAATTGCTGTTTGGCCAGTTCCATTAGGTTCATTAAAGTTGTTCATGTATGTCTGTCACATATattcagcagggagagcagagtatgttgatttgtttgctttgcatAGAGCTTGGTGTACAGCACTACATTCCTTTTTTCTACCAGGCTTTTGACAGTAGAATGAAAATCTTTGTTTGTTAAATGGATGGTTTTCACCTCTAAAAACCACTTCCCTTACACTCAGTCTAGTTATAGGAGgcttaaaagcaaaaacattcttttaaaaCCAGCAACCAGCTAAAAACCCAGAGGAACCAAATATCCTTCCCTTTGCCCTTTCCCCCcatcccccaaaaaaaccaaaagaccCCAACGGAACAACAACCACAGAGTTGTGGAGAAGAAACCTAAAGTTAATGTACCTAAGGACATGGTGCTGAGAGTCCTGTTGGGATCTTGTCTCCTCATCACAGTGTATAAAGTTTTTATCATCAAGTGTTTGTATGTAATTGCAACATTAGGCTTAAATCAGGACTCTTGAGGTAGAAGACTTTATTTAATACTTTCCTGACTATCTGTGTAGTTATTTGAGCAGGTAAGTTACTATGCTCTTAGCTTCTtgaaatttccttaaaaaaaaccaagctgagtttaaaaaacccaaaaaactacCTCTTAATGTATTTCTTCTTCCAGATATGAAAGAGGGTGTCATTGGGGACATGTCTCTTTTGGGAGTAACAGAAAGTTTCCAAGTCAAGAGACAAGTTTTGCTGagtgcagctgaagcagcagaaatgatTCTTCGTGTAGATGACATCATTAAAGCAGCTCCAAGGTATGATCAGAGTATCTGCATGGTCAGTCAGTCACAGTGGTGTAGAGTAAACCTCCTTCTGTGGAAGAATAAGGGTGCAGAAGAGTCTTGGTCTAAAAATGCTTTACTTGAAAGGGAACCTGACCTGGGACATGCTGGTGTTCATATTAGATAATTTTACTGCATTAGCAGTATCCTCAGGCCTTTAGAGCCATCAACAAACTTAAGTTGCTGTGCCTGAGTAATGCCTAGTTAATCTTAGGTCACCACTAAACATCTGCACAAGCGGCTGTAAGGGatcatgctttcttttttcttttggcaagAATTGTAGTGAAAAGTCCAGCTGCTTCTGAGATAGAATCTGCAGCTAAAACACAAACATGTTTCTCAGAAGGCTTGGTAAGAATTGCCACTCATAGGCAGGTTATCCCTTGTGGGCCTGCAACCAGGTAGTTTTCACTGCATTTTgaatcaaaatattattttagcaTGGTCATGGATGGTGTGTTAGCACAAAAAACAGTACCACCTCAAAACTGTGAGATAGAGCTGTCACTGAACACAAAATGCTAactaaagattaaaaataagggtgggtgaggaggggctggtGGGCATCAGCATGGTGggaattttctgatttttctttttctccccagaaaaCGTGTACCAGACCATCGCCCCTGTTAAATTTTCTTCAGTACCTTGAGGATGTGTGGACCAGATCTCAcctagtaattttttttaatggtctAGTTTTTGTGAGGTTATGGAACAGAAGCTTCAGACAAACGGATCTCCATCAATGGCACTGTCTTCAGTTGGTTTTTACTTACTGGAGCTTTTATGTGTTGTGTGGAAGAATTCACTTACAGGGGTGTATAAACCAGGGGTTTGACACAACCCTATTCATTCTGTTCCTTCCAGGTTCCActtaaaatacacagaaataaaaaaaaataaaaataaataattcagattCCCCAAAgctgtatttctttctgtagAACCAGGAAGGGCAGATGCCCTTGTGGCTCGCTGGTTCGTGTTGACTTTCTGGTAGTATGAGTGGTGCATTCCAGTCCTGGCTGCACAGGTTTTGAGTTGGGGTCTTAGAAATAGGCTCTGAAGTTAGATGGTATCTTTTTCTACTGATACTGGAGTATtacccttctttctttttttttttttttaatgatggaAGAGAGAGAGTGGACGAGGAACCTTAGTCAATGCCCAGAACTACAACTAAGTGATCTTACACCTTTTAACACCACAAATTATACATCCTGCTCAGGGGAGTTGATAGGAATGTGCAGTttgggagagagagagcaacATTCTGGACCAAACAGTATGAGTGTTGATCTACAAAGTATTGGGCTGACTTTATGAACACTTTTATAATTGTGGACACCTAGCAGAAAATATGCCAGGCTCCATAACATTCGCTTCCTGCCCTCTCTGCCCCACCCCTTTTATGTCTGTTGAATCCTGTCTTTATAGTCACTTTCCTATTCTATTCACTGCTGCAAAGGCAACATATTTCTTGTCTGGACAGGTTTCTTTGTGCCTAGGTTGGAAGGTAGCCTGTGATGCCTGCAGCAGTCTGCATGCAGATGTGTGAGGACTGTGAGCACAGACAAGCAGGGACCCTCTCTGTGTGGGAGCCCAGAATGGTGCCTGCAGGCCTTGTGATCTTTCTGGCCCTTGCAAGTGTACAAACACCAGGGCAAGTCTGCCAAAGCAGAAAGATTAGGCTGAAGTAAGCAAGCTGATGTATGCAAAGGCTTTTTTCTCCCTtacatttcttaaaatgaagGGAATCTGATTACAGAATCCTCCCCTTAACTCTTGGCAGAGACTCTTCAGCTCTCCAGAAGCGACGGTGCTCTATGGAGAGGGCTGAGTGAAACACAGACCACTGATAAGCCAGTGAAAGCATGCTCTTCCCCATTCCCTCAAATACAGTACCAGCTCATTTCTGTGGGATATAAAATACTGACCTTGGATTTTAAAATAGCGCCCCTAACTCACgtcctgctttcctttttgtaGGAAGAAATTGTTGGAACAAGACTAGATAAAGAATTTGCTGTTAATTCCGAAGAAGAGTTTTTTAACTTGGCAAGTTGCTAGTatacttttatttaatttgattaGGAGCACAGGACATGGGTGCCAGCCAGATGCAAATCTGGACTTCATTTTACAAGACAAGTGCTAGCAGAGTATATATTTCCAGATAACTTTTCAAGTATGTAGATGGCATTAAACAGTCATGAACTGGCATGAAATCAAACCTTTTCTGGAAAGTCaacttctgcttctgcttctcaCCAGGCTGCACTGGTGAGACAGACTCGAAGGGTGTGCCACCAAGGACTTTCCATCCCTGTTAAAAAACCTGTCACCTAATTCATGCTATGGAGTCTAAAGTTTAAAATGTCACTTTGAGACAGATTTCTGTTACTCAGTTAAAGCAAAGCTTaggaaaaaagtgcattttaagGGGATCTGAACTGGTCCAAGTTGCAATCTTAAGAAATACCCAGCTGAAATCATGAGTACGGTTGGCCTCATCAGATTATGTGTAAGCTTATAGTGACAGCTCACAGCCCTGGATTTGATTCATGCAGGTTTACCTTTGCAGCTCttgtggcttttcctttttattcaggctttgattttcttctttgctcCTGCATGAAAACTTGTCCTGTACAGCTGCCCTTAGAGGCAGTGTTGTCAGtaacaaaacccagcagcaaaGCCTACAGCTTTCCTCACCATCAATTGtatgctgctcagcagtgacgAAACAGTTGTCACAAATTTTGCTGGAAGAAAGAGGAGAGCCCCCTGTACATATGGGCTGTTTCATTGATAGTGCAGGCAGGACTCTGCTACCACTTCCCACTCAGCAGACAGGGAAACCTTCAAGGTATTGCTGTGTTTCAGATAAAGTAATTTATCTGAAGCAGACCAATGATGCTTTAGAGCTGTGGGTCTCAGCAATGATCACGTTGAGCAGTGgcttccagctgagctgggacacCTCAACAAGGTCGAAGGGAGAAGAGTGAGCCCatgggtgaggagcagcaagTCCATATATGCTCCATGCAATCTATTCATGGCAAACATCTAAATTGTCTTATCTCTTGTGAACTGTTCGTGGTCCCAGCatgagaggagcaggagagggaagaaatctGTTCTAGGGAGagtgctgggtgctgcacaAAGCAGACAGGTGTCTGTGCAAGAGTTTTCCTGTCATATTATCTCCAAGCTGGTGCATGTACTCCTAAGATTGCCAGGCGGTGTGGTGCTCCCTGGACACCAGCAAGCAAGGGAGAGGTAGTGGTTGGGCAGCGGTGGGAATGTGCTGCCACCTTGACCAAAAGGGGCAGCTGAGCATCAGCAGGGCTCGGCTTCTGGCTCGGTCTTGGCGGCAGGAGGTAGCAATGGTTTCTTGTCAAGCGTGATGTCTATCACCGCCCCGGATCGCTTGCGGGGCTCGGGAGTCTCCTCTGACCATCTGCCCACCCTGCGCACCCCTTTGGCCACTTTGGGTGCATTCCTGCAGGGGTTGTGGTCGTAGATCACCAGCTTCAGGCTGGGCAGGTGAGCGAGGCTGGGGAAGAAGCGGATGGAATTGCGATCCACGTCGATCACCTCCAGGAAGGGCATGTCCAGGAGCACGGGCGGGAACTCGGCCAGCAGGTTTCCTGACAGCCAGATGGTGcgcagctcctgcaggcactgcagctgcggAGGGAGGCTGCGCAGGGCGTTGGAGCCGGCGTGCAGGGTCTTGAGCAGGCTGAGCTCGCACACCACTTCGGGCAGGTACTGCAGGCAGTTGGACTCGATCCATAGGGTCTTCAGGTTCTGCAGGAGTCGGAGCTCAAGGGGCAGGCTGCAGAGCTTGTTGTTGCCCAGGTAGAGGATGCACAGCTGCTTCAGCGTGCACACGACTAGGGGCAGTGCTTTGAAGTCGTTGAAGTCCAGGGCCAAGATCTGCAGGTtttgcagctgctccagctcgGGGGGCAGATGGTTCAGGTTGTTGTCGCTCAGGTACAGCTTAACCAGTTCCCTAAAAGAGCAGATGTGCACAGGCAGCCGCCTCATCTGCCTGCCACTCAGATCAACCATTTTATCCACTGGCATCTCTTCTAGATCTTCTAGGAGGTACTTCTGGCACTTGTTAGAGGGCACAAAAGCAAGTACAGCTTTCAAACTGTTGCCCAtcttgggattttgttttggaatGGCTGGGACTGCGAGGGACAGGAGGCTGCCTTGGTCTCCTGCTGCATACTGGCTTGTTGGTAACTTGTTCTTCCCAATATAAGGCTCTGTTTACATGGCACCAGCCATTAATCTCAAGGGCTCTGAAATGCTTCTGATAACTGAATGAGTGTTTGGTGACGGGGATTATAGACAGGACGACTCAGGGCCCAGGTCTCCCTCTCTCACCCACACTCCCACATGCTTGCCCTCCTCCTGAAAgcattccttctttcctcctcttgcACACTGCAAATGTTCTCTGATTTTGCCCCAAACAAGATTACACCAatgccccagcccctcacttgctgcctgagctgtgctgtctgTGTAACCAGTGCAGGCAGCAAGGATGGGCTTGGGAAAGTAAACACCACAGCAGACTGAAGTTTTAAGCTCAGATATTTAACTTTCATAAAACTTTCAGCAGAAATGTCGGATATAATCAAATTGTTGTTTAAAATACCTGTCAAGACTTGACTGACTTTCAAGATGAGTGGCATTTTCAGGGATGTATTTAGAAAGGTGCCAAATACTTGGATTTCAGAGTGTAACTTGCCACCCAGTACTTATCTTAAAGCTTTAACACAAATACTTGGCGAACTGCTATCTTGAGTGTTTCTACTGTTTATGTTCCTAATTTAATGGTATTTATTATAGCCTCTGGCACTCTTGATTGTGGAGGGcctttttcattacattttacTTCTTGTCTGTAGGGCCTTTTTCATTACATTGTTTTACTCCTTGTCTGAATCCCAATGTAATATGCTATCACAAATTGCCAAGGTTGTTCTCCCTCTATCGTTTTCCAACTGTGCTACTGCAGTTCCTGTGTCTGTACCAAAAACTGTCAAGAAAGTCCCATGAATTCCATCAAGATTCTCACTTGTTACGAGTGAAATAAGTCTGATTTTGAAAAGTTATGGCTATTTAGATGTTACAGTGTAAACCTTTCTAGTTTCATCATGATCCATTTTGCTGTTCAGTTCTAATTTCTAGAAGCATGTATAAGAACCTCTGCATAGTTTAACATATTGAGCTGCTGCTATTTCAAGCTTTCCTGGGGACTCACATTTGTCCCTACCCATGTCAGGGAGGTGGGAACTACATAATCTTTaagattccttccaacccaacccattctgtggTTGTTCTGCCTGTGTGTTGGCCATAACTATCATGAACTTCGGATGTGTAAGCTGGCAGAGTGTTTTAAGGTAAAATAGCCTTTTCACCACCTGGTTCTTTGCTTTGATTACAGCTCATTGCTGTAAATTTCCACACTTGCTGTAATTTAGGGAGAATACGTTCTTTGCACAATCTGCAATTGGTATTAGGTGCTATACTACCAAAATCCAAATGTGACTGCTGAGAGCCACACACTCTTGAAAAACGAAAggaagagcaaacagaaaattgaGGAGAAGACACCACTTAAGGTGTCTAGATTTCTGGTCAAATCTAGTTACACAGAGCTCTCTACTAACACTTGCTTTCAAATGTAAAGCAGCTCTTAGCTATCAATTGGGTATAGGCTATAGGATGTCTATGAGCCTTTTCCCCAGAGGATGCGTGGCCATGCCATGCAGCAATGATGCTATGAAGTGCATGGAGGAGAACAATAGAGAGGGCACCTGAGGAACAGTAttgcagcagaacagagagcAGTGAGTGCTGAGACCTGAGTGCTGTTAAAAAAGTTTTGGATGGAGAAGCTGGACAGAGTATCAAGTCTGGAGAAAAAAGACAACGTCACAGTCATCTGTGGTGGTGCTGTGGAATAGAGGGCCTGCAAGTTCCCTCTCTGATGGAGGGACATGCTATGCATGGCATCCCAGAAGCAAGAAGCCAGTTTGCACTGCATGAGCATCTCCTTTTAGACACTTCTTTACCGCTTGGATACTCTGTGGCCTGTCAGGGGACCACTGTGGGGAATGTGTCAGCAGGTTgttgtatttgttttcatttctaaacAGCAGTGGCACCTTTTGAAGGCAAGGGTCCCTCTCCTTAAGGCACTGTAGACTACAGGTGTGGAAAACCAAATGTATTTGGGATAACTAATAATGAATATACATCCACAGCAAAGCCTTGTCTTTTAGACAAATTTTTTCAGATAACCTACTAATCATAAAACCACAAGAGCATAGCTAAGAATATATTAATGATGTAGTTTAGGCATATTTTTTCTCAATAATCCATATGTAGACAAATAACTTAGCCAAGTGTACTTTACGTCTGCAGATACAGatatggacttttttttttctgcttgaattATTTCTCCTTAATGGAACTTTTAAGCTGCAGATAACTATTTCTTAGGGATCCTCTGCACTGTAGTTTAATCATTATTCCAGCTTATCAAAAAAGGTCACAATGACCTTTTGTTGCTGCATTTTGTACCTCTGTTAGCTAAATTATTGTCTGCTTGGAACATAGACTGAGACCAGAGAATTTGGGAAAGACTAACCTCTGTGTGTGGATTAATAAAGGACTACACTTGCAGTAAAATGAACAATCGTGTTCTTTCTGAGAATCAGCCACTCAGTGGAGGCACTAAGGCAAAGGCAGTCCTCACAGTAGAGCCAGGGGGTGTTTTGAAAGAGTCATGTCTTCAAAGTTACCGTGGTGCCCTCCAACGGGAACATTATCGACTTCCCAGAAGCATTTGTAGCATTTGAGGAAAAGTTCAAGTGATAAAGGCACTCGGCACAGACCTTGTCGTGCTCTTGTCAAAGCAGCACTGCCCTACCCAAGGGCATgacatctgctctgctgtgcatcAAGTGACAGGTGGGGGCTCCTTgggaaatgccttttctttctaGATTTCACAAATGGCTGCATCTTTGCTCaccattcccatttccagcaCCCAGCCTCTTGCAGGGCTGGGTTGACTGTGGGACAGAAAATGTGATCATTTGAGGATAACTTGTGTAAAACCTTGAGTTcagaagaaatgggaaatattACTCAGAGATAggtaattgaaaaaaattagaaaagatgcatttttgaGATTCTGTTATTTTTTGAAACAAGATATTATAATAGAGATGCTGGTGCTTTTTCAGATCcaaagctctgcctgcagctgtgtgaTGACACCAGGCTCAacctttgctgtgtttttttagCCCTTACAATTTTGGAGGTACGTTGGAAAAAGCAAACTGTATTTCAAAACCTGGGGGAACTAATAAACAGAGCTCTAAACTTATTGATTTTAAGGCTCTCATACCTCTCCTTGATCAGTCTGACATAGCAAGAGAAGTGACTTAaaggagcaattttttttttgctttgtatttatttcaagtCTGTGATGGGCATCTAGACACCTTCTTGGCTCACAAATGCTGtgtggttgggtttttctgccattttttcttgacattgctgctggagcagaagaTGACAACTCCTACCTCCTGTGTCCTTTGACATTCactccttgctgtgctgttgCACATCTGCTCTCTTCTGGGAGAATTCCTTCATTCCAGTTCACCTTGCATAGTgagcagtttattttaaatacatggTGTGTTGcgaagaaaaaaaagtggttgCTCTTTTCCCAGCATCATACCACAGCCTTTCGAACAAAAATGGCTGATTATTCAAAGTTAGATTTAACATATGCTAGGCTGCAGTATGTGGTTGCTTACTGCTCTTGTGCAGAGGAAAGATTCAAAAAGTCTCGTAAGTAAACTGCAGACTCAgtgctctgcttcctcctgggcAGCTGATGGGCTGGGGGATGTACTCTGCCAAATCAGCCTCTTTTTGACACCATTATTTCTCTGCAGGCTTGACTTGAACCCACATGCAGGGGTGGGAGCCACTAACCCCAGGAAACTTGCCTGAAAATAAATCCAAGAGAGCTCTTCCAAATGTCTTGCTGAAATGTATGCAAAATTATTGCTGGTTTTTACTGTACGCTGCTGTATTTTACTGTTGTGTTTTTTACTCTGAAGATCCATTTTGTGGCATGGCAGTCACATTTATGTTTAGACTGGATCTCTCTCATAGATAGGGAATTAAACTTCAGATGTTAGGGGATGACTTGTCACAAGCCCACCAAATatctgctcagccctgctgaagtGTCTCCATGCAAAA
Coding sequences within:
- the LRRC10 gene encoding leucine-rich repeat-containing protein 10: MGNSLKAVLAFVPSNKCQKYLLEDLEEMPVDKMVDLSGRQMRRLPVHICSFRELVKLYLSDNNLNHLPPELEQLQNLQILALDFNDFKALPLVVCTLKQLCILYLGNNKLCSLPLELRLLQNLKTLWIESNCLQYLPEVVCELSLLKTLHAGSNALRSLPPQLQCLQELRTIWLSGNLLAEFPPVLLDMPFLEVIDVDRNSIRFFPSLAHLPSLKLVIYDHNPCRNAPKVAKGVRRVGRWSEETPEPRKRSGAVIDITLDKKPLLPPAAKTEPEAEPC